One window from the genome of bacterium encodes:
- a CDS encoding 4Fe-4S dicluster domain-containing protein, producing MNPSSQIAGAARPAPPARPLRWAKVIDHTRCVGCHACTTACKSENEVPLSVTRTYVKSVDVGTFPQTRRAFQVTRCNQCADAPCVDACPTTAMYKRPDGIVDFNKAICIGCKACIAACPYDAIFINPNDLSAEKCNLCAHRLDVGLEPACVVVCPTEAILVGDLNDPTSRVAQIVGREPVAVRRPEKGTRPTLFYKGAHQATLDPIAARRPEGGLFMWSEQGRFPDQVTSGHPHGWANSSAAALLSYDVPHLAPWTWRVSLYTWTKGIAAGAYLVPLLLILGGWLSWTSGLWLWAAPIVAGAFLAATGGLLIADLKHPERFYLIFTRPQWSSWLVRGAFIIAAYSAVLALHVLATLLGGDRLQRALAVPGLPLAALSAVYTAYLFAQAKARDLWQNPLLPPHFLLQAGLAGSAAMLPFAAWLEPDLIRPLVATLGGASLLHLLCVWGEATLPHATAHAQLAAHEMTAGRYRGFFRMGSALGAAGLLASAIGLAAASPLLTAGAGVAAAAAALTGLLLYEHAYVQAGQAVPLA from the coding sequence ATGAATCCCAGCTCGCAGATCGCCGGAGCGGCACGCCCAGCTCCGCCCGCCCGTCCGCTGCGGTGGGCCAAGGTGATCGACCACACCCGCTGCGTCGGCTGTCACGCCTGCACGACCGCGTGCAAGTCTGAGAACGAGGTCCCGCTCTCCGTCACCCGGACCTACGTCAAGTCCGTCGACGTCGGAACGTTTCCCCAGACTCGACGGGCGTTCCAGGTCACGCGCTGCAACCAGTGTGCCGACGCGCCCTGTGTTGATGCCTGCCCGACCACGGCGATGTACAAACGCCCGGACGGGATCGTCGATTTCAACAAAGCGATCTGCATCGGCTGCAAGGCTTGCATCGCCGCCTGCCCCTACGATGCGATCTTCATTAACCCCAACGACCTTTCGGCGGAGAAGTGTAATCTCTGCGCGCACCGCCTCGACGTCGGGCTGGAGCCGGCCTGCGTCGTCGTCTGCCCGACCGAGGCGATCCTCGTGGGCGACCTGAACGATCCCACCTCCAGGGTCGCGCAGATCGTGGGTCGCGAGCCGGTCGCCGTCCGCCGGCCCGAAAAAGGGACCCGACCGACGTTGTTCTACAAGGGCGCACACCAGGCGACCCTGGACCCGATCGCGGCGCGCCGGCCCGAAGGCGGCCTGTTCATGTGGAGCGAACAGGGGCGGTTCCCCGACCAGGTCACCTCGGGCCACCCGCACGGGTGGGCCAACTCCTCAGCCGCGGCACTGCTGAGCTACGACGTGCCGCACCTGGCGCCGTGGACGTGGCGGGTCAGCCTGTATACGTGGACGAAAGGGATCGCCGCGGGCGCGTACCTCGTCCCGCTCCTGCTGATCCTGGGGGGATGGCTCTCCTGGACGAGCGGGCTGTGGCTGTGGGCGGCACCGATCGTGGCCGGGGCCTTCCTCGCCGCGACCGGGGGGCTGCTGATCGCCGACCTCAAGCATCCAGAGCGCTTCTACCTCATTTTCACGCGACCGCAGTGGTCGAGCTGGCTGGTGCGGGGGGCCTTCATCATTGCGGCCTACTCCGCGGTGCTCGCGCTGCACGTCTTGGCCACCCTCCTCGGTGGGGATCGCCTGCAGCGGGCCCTCGCCGTCCCCGGCCTCCCGCTCGCCGCACTGAGCGCGGTCTACACCGCCTACCTGTTTGCGCAGGCGAAGGCGCGCGACCTTTGGCAGAACCCCCTGCTGCCGCCGCACTTCCTTCTGCAGGCCGGGCTTGCCGGATCCGCGGCGATGCTGCCGTTCGCGGCCTGGTTGGAACCCGATCTGATCCGGCCCCTCGTCGCGACGTTGGGTGGGGCCAGCCTCCTGCACCTGCTGTGCGTCTGGGGGGAGGCAACCTTACCCCACGCCACGGCGCACGCCCAGCTGGCGGCGCACGAGATGACCGCCGGCCGGTACCGCGGATTCTTCCGGATGGGGAGCGCACTGGGGGCTGCGGGACTGCTCGCCTCCGCGATCGGCCTCGCCGCCGCCTCCCCCCTGCTGACCGCGGGAGCAGGGGTGGCCGCCGCGGCGGCGGCACTGACCGGCCTCCTCCTCTACGAGCACGCCTACGTCCAGGCAGGGCAGGCGGTCCCTCTGGCGTAG